A section of the Cryobacterium soli genome encodes:
- a CDS encoding L-rhamnose mutarotase, translated as MQRVCFQLQVKPDRIDAYVTRHAEVWPDMLEALRDTGWTNYSLFLREDGLLIGYVETESLAASQAGMAQTSVNARWQAEMAEFFVDLDGTPDQGFLPLREVFNLEDQLRGLPQT; from the coding sequence GTGCAACGCGTCTGCTTCCAGCTGCAGGTGAAGCCCGATCGCATCGACGCCTACGTCACTCGGCACGCAGAGGTGTGGCCCGACATGCTCGAGGCGCTGCGCGACACCGGCTGGACTAACTACTCGCTGTTCCTGCGCGAGGACGGACTGCTGATCGGCTACGTCGAGACCGAATCGCTCGCCGCGAGCCAGGCCGGGATGGCCCAGACCTCGGTGAATGCCCGGTGGCAGGCGGAGATGGCCGAGTTCTTCGTCGACCTCGATGGCACTCCCGACCAGGGCTTTCTCCCGCTGCGTGAGGTTTTCAACCTGGAGGACCAGCTGCGCGGCCTCCCGCAGACTTGA
- the rhaI gene encoding L-rhamnose isomerase, which yields MTSFDSITAQLAAQAIELPSWAFGNSGTRFKVFSTPGTPRTIQEKIADAATVHKHTGLAPTVALHIPWDKVDDYAALRGFAGDHGLQLGTVNSNTFQDDAYKFGSLTHTDAAVRQKAIDHHFDCIDIMHATGSRDLKIWLADGTNYPGQGDIRGRQDRLADSLAAIYERIGAEQRLVLEYKFFEPAFYHTDIPDWGTSYAQVSALGERALVCLDTGHHAPGTNIEFIVAQLLRLGKLGSFDFNSRFYADDDLIVGAADPFQLFRILYEVIRGAGFGPDSPVAFMLDQCHNVEDKIPGQIRSVLNVQEMTARALLVDGTALRSAQDAGDVLGANGILMDAFYTDVRGDLAAWRQTRGLPADPMAAYAASGYQAQITADRAGGQQAGWGA from the coding sequence ATGACGTCGTTCGATTCCATCACCGCCCAGCTGGCTGCCCAGGCCATCGAACTGCCCTCCTGGGCATTCGGCAATTCCGGCACCCGGTTCAAGGTGTTCTCCACACCTGGCACGCCCCGCACCATCCAGGAGAAGATCGCGGATGCCGCCACGGTGCACAAGCACACCGGGCTGGCCCCCACCGTGGCGCTGCACATCCCCTGGGACAAGGTGGACGACTACGCGGCCCTGCGCGGCTTCGCCGGCGACCACGGCCTCCAGCTCGGCACCGTCAACTCCAACACCTTCCAGGACGACGCCTACAAGTTCGGCAGCCTCACGCACACGGATGCCGCGGTGCGCCAGAAAGCCATCGACCACCACTTCGACTGCATCGACATCATGCACGCCACGGGTTCGCGCGACCTCAAGATCTGGCTCGCCGACGGCACCAACTACCCCGGCCAGGGCGATATCCGCGGCCGTCAGGACAGGCTCGCCGACTCCCTCGCCGCCATCTACGAGCGCATCGGGGCCGAGCAGCGGCTCGTGCTCGAGTACAAGTTCTTCGAGCCGGCGTTCTATCACACCGATATTCCCGACTGGGGAACCTCCTACGCCCAGGTCTCGGCCCTCGGCGAGCGCGCCCTGGTCTGCCTCGACACCGGCCACCACGCCCCCGGCACCAACATCGAGTTCATCGTCGCCCAGCTGTTGCGGCTCGGCAAGCTCGGCTCGTTCGACTTCAACTCCCGCTTCTACGCCGACGACGACCTCATCGTCGGCGCCGCCGACCCGTTCCAGCTCTTCCGCATCCTCTACGAGGTCATCCGCGGCGCAGGCTTCGGCCCGGACTCCCCGGTGGCTTTCATGCTCGACCAGTGCCACAACGTGGAGGACAAGATCCCCGGCCAGATCCGTTCGGTGCTCAACGTGCAGGAGATGACCGCCCGCGCGCTGCTGGTGGACGGCACCGCCCTCCGCTCCGCGCAGGACGCCGGCGACGTTCTCGGCGCCAACGGCATCCTGATGGACGCCTTCTACACCGACGTGCGCGGGGACCTCGCCGCCTGGCGCCAGACCCGCGGGCTGCCAGCCGACCCCATGGCCGCCTACGCGGCATCCGGCTACCAGGCGCAGATCACCGCCGACCGCGCGGGCGGCCAGCAGGCCGGCTGGGGCGCCTGA